The Listeria welshimeri serovar 6b str. SLCC5334 genome has a window encoding:
- a CDS encoding amidohydrolase gives MKLWKNGTFYQMTAEGAQVSAVITENGHIHAVGDVADLQKQYADRLEETIDLDGKIVFPGFVDAHIHLLWYGQALERLNLNQTKTKKEALTLIAERTKQLARDAWLFVEGYDENKWSDEQTFISLVDLDNISKTNPILVRRIDYHSVSINSALQIQIEDFSESAFDGGGEIVRDKAGDFTGVLKDNATTLAIEAFPAAKPSELMEWLKIAITDLWAKGITGAHSEDLHYFTGFESTLAAFRNTVGAKELPFRAHLLIHHAELAAFSASKEKFMSGDAFLELGAMKIFYDGTVGSRTALMSAGYADNPAEKGLQIHSDETFEELVKSARKAGLPVAIHILGDQAFANVIRTLRANPPKEGQYDRLIHTPWLTEKLIAEAAGLPVLFDIQPQFMASDLPWAIEVLGDKHPPLAFAWKSLLQAGFPIAGGSDAPIEVPNPFWGIHAAVTRTANADLDGVKYWPEQALTLFEAIELYTKGAAFASYKTTTRGQIAPGYVADFTILAEDPFQIKQAELHDINVMMTVVNEQIVYQKK, from the coding sequence ATGAAATTATGGAAAAACGGTACATTTTATCAAATGACAGCAGAAGGGGCACAAGTTTCTGCCGTAATCACTGAAAATGGTCATATTCATGCGGTTGGTGACGTAGCGGATTTGCAAAAACAATATGCAGATAGACTGGAAGAAACCATTGATTTAGATGGAAAAATTGTTTTTCCTGGTTTTGTTGATGCGCATATTCATTTACTTTGGTACGGGCAAGCGCTAGAACGACTTAATTTAAACCAAACGAAAACTAAAAAAGAGGCTCTAACACTTATTGCTGAACGGACAAAACAACTTGCACGTGATGCATGGTTATTTGTTGAAGGTTATGATGAGAATAAATGGTCAGATGAACAAACATTTATTTCTTTAGTTGATTTGGATAATATTAGTAAAACGAATCCTATTTTAGTTAGACGTATTGATTATCATAGTGTGTCGATTAATTCTGCATTACAAATACAGATTGAAGACTTCTCAGAGAGTGCTTTTGACGGAGGCGGTGAAATTGTTCGTGATAAAGCTGGAGATTTTACGGGAGTATTAAAAGATAACGCCACCACACTAGCCATAGAAGCATTCCCAGCAGCGAAACCTTCTGAATTAATGGAATGGTTAAAAATTGCAATAACTGATTTATGGGCAAAAGGGATAACTGGGGCGCACTCGGAAGATTTACATTATTTTACAGGATTTGAATCAACGCTAGCTGCTTTTCGAAATACTGTAGGTGCGAAAGAATTGCCTTTTCGGGCGCATTTGCTCATTCATCATGCAGAACTAGCTGCTTTTTCAGCCTCCAAAGAAAAATTTATGAGTGGAGATGCATTTTTAGAATTAGGTGCTATGAAAATTTTCTATGATGGAACTGTTGGGTCACGCACAGCGCTAATGAGTGCGGGATATGCCGATAATCCAGCTGAAAAAGGACTGCAAATCCATTCTGATGAAACATTTGAAGAACTCGTTAAATCAGCAAGAAAAGCAGGATTACCAGTAGCGATTCACATCTTAGGCGACCAAGCTTTTGCTAATGTGATTCGAACTTTGAGAGCAAATCCGCCTAAAGAAGGGCAATACGATAGACTCATTCACACACCTTGGCTTACAGAAAAATTAATAGCAGAAGCGGCAGGATTACCGGTGTTATTTGATATACAGCCACAGTTTATGGCTAGTGATCTTCCGTGGGCTATCGAAGTGCTTGGTGACAAACATCCGCCACTAGCATTCGCTTGGAAATCCCTTTTACAAGCTGGTTTTCCTATAGCAGGAGGAAGTGATGCACCAATTGAAGTGCCGAATCCATTTTGGGGAATCCATGCCGCTGTTACTAGAACGGCGAATGCCGATTTGGACGGCGTGAAATACTGGCCTGAACAGGCACTTACTTTGTTTGAGGCAATAGAACTTTATACAAAAGGCGCGGCATTTGCGAGCTATAAAACGACAACACGTGGACAAATTGCTCCAGGATATGTTGCCGATTTTACGATTTTGGCAGAAGATCCTTTTCAAATAAAACAAGCAGAACTTCACGATATTAATGTCATGATGACAGTTGTAAATGAACAAATAGTTTATCAGAAAAAGTAG
- a CDS encoding MDR family MFS transporter, translating to MTKWLPKDLWIVIIGMVLLYTGLSFIWPFNMIYMTQELGMSTTDASLVLLINSGVGIISSIIGGLIFDRFSGFISLTIGTIILVLSTASLCFFHGFPFFIWNLWAVGIAMGMVFSGLYAAAGLTHPTGGRTGFNAIYVAQNIGVAVGPLLAGLLAKQGMSHVYIGSFVFAIAFAAYFFFFFHKIDWKSENVRVETKHRKKGTKREFPTKLALCSFILLLLTYLLCQLPHVQWQSNLSTYMTEIKGVTSSEYGNLWSLNGALIVLGQLVLIPVVNRFKKYLLAQIYIGIFLFILSFVVAMNATLYSGFVLGMIFLTLGEMFAWPAIPTIAYQLAPKGAAGLYQGLVNGMATAARMLAPFVGAIVVQNLGGIKALFIGAFILLGCALISITLQQILQKKDQQEKAALKISINQGE from the coding sequence ATGACGAAATGGTTACCAAAAGATTTATGGATTGTTATTATTGGAATGGTGTTACTTTATACAGGGCTCTCGTTTATTTGGCCTTTCAATATGATTTATATGACGCAAGAGTTAGGAATGTCAACAACGGATGCTTCATTAGTATTACTTATTAATTCCGGAGTAGGAATTATTTCTAGTATTATCGGTGGACTTATTTTCGACCGATTTTCTGGTTTTATTTCACTTACAATAGGTACAATAATATTGGTTCTTTCAACAGCATCACTTTGTTTTTTTCACGGATTTCCGTTCTTTATTTGGAACTTATGGGCAGTTGGAATCGCCATGGGAATGGTCTTTTCAGGTCTATACGCAGCGGCAGGGTTAACACATCCGACTGGCGGAAGAACTGGATTTAATGCGATTTATGTGGCGCAAAATATTGGTGTTGCAGTTGGTCCTTTGCTTGCAGGACTTTTGGCAAAACAGGGGATGAGTCATGTGTATATTGGTTCATTTGTATTTGCAATTGCCTTTGCAGCTTATTTTTTCTTCTTTTTCCATAAAATTGACTGGAAATCAGAAAATGTTCGTGTAGAGACGAAACATCGTAAAAAAGGAACCAAAAGAGAGTTTCCGACCAAGCTGGCATTATGTTCTTTTATTCTATTGTTGCTCACTTACTTGCTTTGTCAATTACCGCATGTACAGTGGCAGTCCAATCTATCTACCTATATGACGGAGATAAAAGGTGTAACATCCAGCGAATACGGTAACTTATGGAGTTTAAATGGCGCGCTGATTGTACTTGGGCAATTAGTGCTTATACCGGTTGTAAATAGATTTAAAAAATACTTATTAGCACAAATTTATATTGGTATCTTCTTATTTATTTTATCTTTTGTGGTTGCTATGAATGCAACATTGTACAGCGGTTTTGTGCTTGGAATGATTTTCTTAACGCTTGGAGAAATGTTTGCTTGGCCAGCTATACCAACAATAGCTTATCAACTCGCACCAAAAGGAGCGGCTGGTTTGTATCAAGGACTTGTGAATGGTATGGCCACAGCAGCTCGAATGCTCGCACCGTTTGTTGGTGCTATAGTTGTGCAAAATCTTGGCGGTATTAAAGCATTATTCATTGGCGCATTTATTTTACTAGGATGTGCATTAATTAGCATCACGCTACAACAGATTCTTCAAAAAAAGGATCAACAAGAAAAAGCTGCATTGAAAATTTCCATCAATCAGGGGGAATAG
- a CDS encoding HdeD family acid-resistance protein codes for MRKLYTYFVLVLGIAMIGLGIYLMFNPSTSLQALTIFIGIILVLNGLNEVISYFGESKYWSISKWIMLDGILSILVGGFAIFESNMAERLFIIIFAIWILASAILRILTAFAVKGFPGWTLLLLMGILGLIIAIISLFTNTLVAIAIGIILGLFFILQGFTCLSLWWVIRKGENRTKR; via the coding sequence ATGAGGAAATTATATACTTATTTTGTGTTGGTTTTAGGGATAGCAATGATTGGACTAGGCATTTATTTAATGTTTAATCCAAGCACTTCTCTGCAAGCCTTAACTATTTTTATTGGGATTATTCTAGTATTAAATGGTCTTAATGAGGTAATCTCTTACTTTGGAGAAAGTAAATATTGGAGTATTTCTAAGTGGATTATGCTGGATGGGATTCTATCCATTTTAGTGGGCGGATTTGCGATTTTTGAATCAAACATGGCAGAACGTCTCTTCATTATTATATTTGCTATTTGGATATTGGCATCGGCCATATTACGTATTTTAACTGCTTTTGCGGTAAAAGGTTTTCCGGGTTGGACACTACTTCTTTTAATGGGGATTTTAGGATTAATAATCGCGATTATTTCATTATTCACAAATACATTAGTAGCAATTGCGATTGGTATTATTCTTGGATTATTTTTTATACTGCAAGGTTTCACCTGTCTTTCCCTATGGTGGGTTATTAGAAAAGGGGAAAATAGAACAAAACGTTAA
- a CDS encoding glucosamine-6-phosphate deaminase has product MKLIRTKTYEEMSQEALEVVKQVINQNEHPVINTTTGASFDGMFAGLVKGINALEIPIEKVFLMNLDEYVAKRDASFTVYTYMHQKFYDLITKMPKRVELLDGSLADFTEEIARYKQILEENERDLQILGLGVNGHLGANEPGTPFDARLFLADSDESTIKSTIMYNNLTEDEAPSQMLTLGLADMMDAKQILVTASGERKAEAVKGLLEGPIDESCPASILRNHPNVVFIIDEAAGSLLTNH; this is encoded by the coding sequence ATGAAATTAATTAGAACAAAAACATACGAAGAAATGTCTCAAGAAGCGCTAGAAGTCGTTAAACAAGTAATTAATCAAAATGAACATCCAGTAATTAATACAACAACAGGTGCAAGTTTTGATGGAATGTTTGCTGGCCTTGTAAAAGGAATTAATGCTTTAGAAATTCCAATAGAAAAAGTATTTTTAATGAATTTAGATGAGTATGTGGCTAAACGTGATGCTTCATTTACCGTCTACACATATATGCACCAAAAATTTTATGATTTAATAACGAAAATGCCAAAAAGAGTAGAATTATTAGATGGTAGCCTAGCTGATTTTACTGAGGAAATTGCGCGTTATAAGCAAATTTTGGAAGAAAATGAGCGCGATTTGCAAATTTTGGGATTAGGTGTCAATGGACATCTCGGGGCAAATGAACCAGGAACACCATTTGATGCACGTTTGTTTTTAGCGGACAGTGATGAATCTACCATAAAAAGCACAATTATGTATAACAACTTAACAGAAGATGAGGCGCCATCTCAAATGCTTACACTCGGACTTGCTGATATGATGGATGCAAAACAAATCTTAGTAACAGCTTCTGGTGAACGCAAGGCGGAAGCGGTTAAGGGACTACTAGAAGGACCAATTGATGAAAGTTGCCCAGCTTCTATTTTACGTAACCATCCAAATGTCGTTTTTATTATTGATGAAGCGGCAGGGTCTTTACTTACTAACCATTAA
- a CDS encoding Cof-type HAD-IIB family hydrolase — translation MTKKVIFVDVDGTLVNDDGLVPDSARTAITKARDNGHQVYLCTGRSKPELYESILSIGFDGIIGAGGGYVEVDEKIIYHKKVADEDVVHMVDFFNEKQLDFYLESNGGLFASQNLEAHLDKLIYGDVENDPIAREKKVNNPHPFMESLTYGETNLYRTDVNKACFLENKAVPFEEIKNEFSGKFEVMHCTVPIFGDDSGELMVPNIHKATAIELLLKHIGRNKKDTIGIGDGMNDAEMLTYCETGIAMGNAKEALKLLANEVTASVDEDGLYASFEKHGLL, via the coding sequence ATGACGAAAAAAGTTATATTTGTAGATGTTGATGGTACACTCGTGAATGATGATGGACTTGTTCCAGATTCAGCAAGAACAGCAATCACTAAAGCTAGAGATAATGGGCATCAAGTGTATTTATGTACAGGTCGTTCCAAACCAGAACTATATGAATCTATTTTATCGATTGGATTTGATGGGATTATTGGAGCAGGTGGCGGATATGTCGAAGTAGATGAAAAAATCATTTACCATAAAAAAGTTGCGGATGAAGATGTCGTACATATGGTTGATTTCTTCAATGAAAAACAATTAGATTTTTATTTAGAATCAAATGGTGGATTATTTGCTAGCCAAAATCTTGAAGCTCATTTGGATAAATTAATATATGGTGATGTGGAAAATGATCCAATTGCACGCGAGAAAAAAGTCAACAATCCACATCCTTTTATGGAAAGCTTAACTTACGGGGAAACAAATCTTTATCGTACAGATGTTAATAAGGCATGTTTCTTAGAAAATAAAGCAGTCCCATTTGAAGAAATAAAAAATGAATTTAGTGGCAAATTTGAAGTTATGCATTGTACTGTTCCGATTTTTGGTGATGATAGTGGAGAATTAATGGTCCCAAATATTCATAAAGCTACTGCCATCGAACTATTGCTTAAACATATTGGTAGAAATAAAAAAGATACAATTGGTATTGGTGATGGAATGAATGATGCGGAGATGCTGACTTACTGTGAAACAGGAATAGCTATGGGCAATGCAAAAGAAGCATTAAAACTACTTGCTAATGAAGTAACGGCGTCAGTTGATGAAGATGGTTTATATGCAAGTTTTGAAAAACATGGTTTGCTTTAA
- a CDS encoding YhgE/Pip family protein has protein sequence MDMVKNEWKKLFKNKILLLSFVVILFIPLLYASFFLKSVWDPYGKTGDLPVAVVNNDKSVDYNGQTMDVGDQLVTKLKSNKELDWNFLSKEDAEKGLKDGKYYMIVTIPKDFSKNAASVLDKDPKKMELTYKTNGSLNYLGQVVSEQGAKQLKSEVSAEVTKSYAEAIFDKIKESGDGFAQAADGSGKIKDGLEKSQDGNKTISTNLKTLADSSLTFKDGANTLEVGLKTYTDGVNTAATGGDKLNAGVSTLAAGVGPLKDGVAALDGGATKLSSGVNTYTAGVDTLAGGINQAYNGSTALSDGLNKMNGSVPALASGVTQLNNGQKSLATGLNSLVDGSNKLSAGLKELDGNLTDKQGKIAQLKQGMNDLQQGIDQLNQSVNGEDAALLKQLTALQKSLTDLQNGLTFIKSNANFDAEAIKTKINATDGVSTEDKQKIINAIQADLDKETQKSATQVATVEQLQSGLSGLDLAAIQSQVKELQTGVSKISAGYKTVNSGTNEAFNSIHQAINGSSSQTLLGGANQLTAGLKSAQAGNAKLVAGTNELNNQIPTLTSGVGQLAAGSSDMENGLSQLNAGGNKLASNSTALRSGATQLQGGTNQLAAKVPTLAGGVNQLQAGSSQLAGGLNQLSANSPKLVSGVGQLADGSSQIADGSSKLANGSFQLGDGLTKLTDGSTELTDKLADGAQQVKDTKATDKTFNMIAAPTKLAHNEYTHVSNYGHALAPYVLSLALYVGALVFNFIMPIRRVSMEGQPAYKWWLSKLSLGFVAAVAMALLEGGIMIALGLRPDNIVEFFGTAIITALAYMFLIMLLAMTFDNPGRFIAMVLLIVQLAGSGGTFPMPLTGWFFNLIHPFLPMTYSIYAFRESLAAGMGPNVYSMSMLVLTIIMIACVGLLYLSMSHLKKRHDAHESALDDNQKLMALEN, from the coding sequence ATGGATATGGTAAAAAATGAGTGGAAAAAATTATTTAAAAACAAAATACTACTTTTGTCATTTGTAGTTATTCTGTTTATTCCACTTTTATATGCAAGCTTTTTCTTAAAATCCGTCTGGGACCCGTACGGCAAAACAGGGGATTTACCAGTAGCGGTAGTTAACAATGACAAATCAGTTGATTATAACGGTCAAACAATGGATGTTGGCGATCAGTTAGTTACAAAGCTGAAAAGTAATAAAGAACTTGATTGGAATTTTCTTTCCAAAGAAGATGCTGAAAAAGGTTTAAAAGATGGCAAATATTATATGATTGTCACGATTCCAAAAGATTTCTCTAAAAATGCAGCATCCGTTTTAGATAAAGATCCGAAAAAAATGGAATTAACCTATAAAACAAACGGCTCGCTTAATTATTTAGGTCAAGTTGTGAGTGAACAAGGAGCTAAACAATTAAAAAGTGAAGTTTCCGCTGAGGTAACGAAATCATACGCAGAAGCAATATTTGATAAAATCAAAGAGTCTGGTGATGGGTTTGCTCAAGCAGCTGATGGCTCTGGAAAAATTAAAGATGGTCTAGAAAAATCACAAGATGGTAATAAAACCATTTCTACTAATTTAAAAACGCTCGCAGATAGCTCTTTAACTTTCAAAGATGGCGCTAATACTTTAGAAGTTGGTTTAAAAACTTACACAGATGGCGTAAACACTGCGGCCACTGGTGGAGATAAACTAAATGCTGGTGTTTCGACACTTGCTGCCGGGGTAGGACCACTAAAAGATGGTGTGGCAGCTCTTGATGGCGGAGCAACAAAACTATCAAGCGGCGTTAACACTTATACAGCAGGCGTTGATACACTAGCAGGTGGAATTAATCAAGCTTACAATGGCTCCACTGCATTATCTGATGGCTTGAATAAAATGAATGGCAGTGTACCAGCTCTAGCATCTGGGGTGACACAACTAAACAATGGTCAAAAAAGTCTTGCAACAGGCTTAAATTCATTAGTTGACGGCAGTAACAAACTTTCAGCTGGACTAAAAGAATTAGACGGAAATTTAACTGACAAACAAGGTAAAATTGCTCAATTAAAACAAGGTATGAATGACTTGCAACAAGGTATTGATCAATTAAATCAAAGCGTAAATGGAGAAGATGCAGCCCTTCTAAAACAACTTACAGCACTTCAAAAAAGTTTAACTGATTTGCAAAATGGTTTAACATTTATTAAATCTAATGCCAATTTCGATGCTGAAGCAATTAAAACGAAAATTAATGCAACGGATGGTGTGAGTACAGAAGATAAACAAAAAATTATTAATGCTATCCAAGCTGATTTAGATAAAGAAACACAAAAATCTGCCACTCAAGTAGCGACAGTAGAACAACTACAAAGCGGTTTATCAGGTCTCGATTTAGCAGCCATCCAGTCACAAGTAAAAGAATTACAAACGGGTGTTTCAAAAATTTCTGCTGGTTACAAAACAGTTAATAGTGGAACAAACGAAGCGTTTAACAGTATTCACCAAGCAATCAATGGTTCAAGCTCTCAAACTTTACTTGGCGGTGCGAACCAACTAACTGCTGGACTAAAATCAGCACAAGCCGGCAATGCGAAATTAGTTGCTGGAACAAATGAACTTAATAACCAAATTCCAACTTTAACTTCTGGTGTAGGTCAACTAGCTGCTGGTAGTTCGGATATGGAAAATGGATTAAGTCAGTTAAATGCTGGTGGTAATAAACTTGCTAGCAATTCAACTGCATTACGTTCAGGAGCAACACAACTACAAGGTGGAACAAATCAATTAGCTGCCAAAGTTCCAACACTTGCTGGTGGTGTCAATCAACTGCAAGCAGGTTCAAGCCAATTAGCAGGCGGTTTAAACCAGTTATCAGCCAACTCACCAAAACTAGTTTCAGGTGTAGGACAACTAGCAGACGGATCTTCTCAAATTGCTGATGGTTCTTCTAAACTAGCAAACGGTTCCTTCCAATTAGGTGATGGACTTACTAAATTAACAGACGGTAGCACAGAATTAACCGATAAACTTGCAGACGGAGCACAACAAGTAAAAGATACAAAAGCAACAGATAAAACATTCAATATGATTGCTGCACCAACAAAACTCGCACATAATGAATACACACACGTAAGTAACTATGGTCACGCGTTAGCACCATATGTATTATCACTTGCATTATATGTTGGCGCACTTGTATTTAACTTTATTATGCCAATTAGACGTGTTTCCATGGAAGGCCAACCAGCCTATAAATGGTGGTTAAGTAAACTATCTCTTGGTTTTGTTGCGGCTGTAGCAATGGCACTTCTTGAAGGTGGCATTATGATAGCGTTAGGACTAAGACCAGATAATATTGTTGAATTCTTTGGAACAGCAATTATTACGGCCCTTGCATATATGTTCCTCATCATGCTTCTTGCAATGACATTTGATAATCCAGGTCGATTCATTGCTATGGTATTACTTATTGTTCAACTAGCCGGATCAGGTGGAACATTCCCAATGCCGCTTACAGGATGGTTCTTCAACTTAATCCATCCGTTCCTACCAATGACATACTCGATTTATGCCTTTAGAGAGTCGCTGGCAGCAGGTATGGGACCAAATGTATATAGTATGTCAATGCTCGTTCTTACCATTATCATGATTGCATGTGTTGGCTTACTTTACTTATCCATGAGCCACTTGAAAAAACGTCATGATGCGCATGAATCAGCACTTGACGACAATCAAAAATTAATGGCTTTAGAAAACTAA
- a CDS encoding Rrf2 family transcriptional regulator encodes MKLSKSMDQVFCIMTMLYTQKVDVPISSVTIHHRLRDSSSSYISKILRKLVVSGLINSVSGNNGGFTLAKDPEEINLLDIVEAVEGKIDTYPDSDLIHTVFSDYHEFAESGIHTITSAFRNADKEYANYLYSQKLSVLVEQVIGKERTTIIDWNEA; translated from the coding sequence ATGAAGTTGAGCAAAAGTATGGATCAGGTTTTTTGTATTATGACGATGTTATACACCCAGAAGGTAGATGTTCCCATTTCTTCCGTAACTATTCATCACCGTTTGCGTGATTCGTCCTCGTCTTATATTAGTAAAATTCTGAGGAAACTAGTTGTTAGTGGGCTGATTAATTCAGTTTCCGGCAATAATGGTGGTTTCACGCTCGCTAAAGACCCGGAAGAAATTAATTTGCTAGACATCGTAGAAGCAGTGGAAGGGAAAATTGATACATACCCAGATTCAGACTTAATCCACACTGTTTTTTCTGACTATCATGAATTTGCAGAGTCCGGAATTCACACCATTACAAGTGCTTTTAGAAACGCCGATAAAGAATACGCTAATTATTTATACTCACAAAAATTATCTGTTTTAGTAGAGCAAGTTATTGGGAAAGAAAGAACCACTATCATAGATTGGAACGAAGCGTAA
- a CDS encoding macro domain-containing protein: MTQIIYLKGDATNPIAKGNKIIAHICNDAGGWGKGFVLAISRKWKQPEKEYRKWYRDKNNFKLGEVQLVPVLNYISVCNMIGQKGTKTGSKGAPIRYEAVESCLEKLAEIAKEQQASIHMPRIGCGLAGGKWELIEPIIRKTLTVKGVAVYIYDFD, translated from the coding sequence ATGACACAAATTATTTATTTAAAAGGTGATGCTACAAATCCAATTGCTAAAGGGAATAAAATTATTGCGCATATTTGTAATGATGCAGGTGGTTGGGGAAAAGGTTTTGTTTTAGCTATTTCCAGAAAATGGAAACAGCCAGAAAAAGAATATAGAAAATGGTACAGGGACAAAAATAATTTTAAACTGGGAGAAGTCCAATTGGTTCCAGTGTTGAATTATATTAGTGTTTGTAATATGATTGGCCAAAAAGGAACGAAAACAGGTTCAAAAGGTGCACCCATTCGATATGAAGCAGTAGAAAGCTGTTTAGAAAAATTAGCTGAAATTGCGAAAGAGCAGCAAGCAAGTATTCATATGCCAAGAATCGGATGTGGTTTAGCTGGTGGAAAGTGGGAGCTTATTGAACCTATTATTAGAAAAACACTTACGGTTAAAGGTGTAGCAGTATATATTTATGATTTCGATTAA
- a CDS encoding DUF1310 family protein codes for MGDKKRCLLIGLAILITVLLIGSKVYMDKQQEAKVRQEEMIEVVKSEEAKKVFEEGLKNLDSKALTSEGVIQNYKIDYESIEQNPMGGINGKIVVNKNDKLVVLFNLNKEDEKNFDRSVISGNSDELSQLLKGID; via the coding sequence GTGGGAGATAAAAAAAGATGTTTGCTCATAGGTTTAGCTATTTTAATTACAGTGCTACTCATTGGAAGCAAAGTTTATATGGATAAACAACAAGAAGCAAAAGTAAGGCAAGAAGAGATGATTGAGGTTGTAAAGAGTGAAGAAGCGAAAAAAGTGTTTGAAGAAGGTTTAAAGAATCTCGACTCGAAAGCGTTGACGTCTGAGGGCGTGATTCAAAATTATAAGATTGACTATGAGAGTATTGAACAGAATCCAATGGGTGGGATTAATGGGAAAATAGTTGTAAATAAGAATGATAAATTAGTGGTACTTTTTAACCTTAATAAAGAAGATGAAAAAAACTTTGATAGATCTGTGATTTCGGGTAATTCAGATGAACTTAGTCAATTATTGAAAGGGATTGACTAA
- a CDS encoding DUF1310 family protein → MKNKKRWLLIGAAILIAGLLIGGKVYMDKQQKAKVKQEEMIEVVKSEEAKKVFEEGLKNLDSKALTSEGVIQNYKIDYGSIEQNPMGGIMVDLIINHDSKLKVYNSLNKSQPSGRLKNSGGGNSFELEELLEQRQGD, encoded by the coding sequence TTGAAGAATAAGAAACGCTGGTTGCTTATAGGGGCAGCTATTTTAATTGCAGGATTGCTAATTGGGGGTAAAGTTTATATGGATAAACAACAAAAAGCAAAAGTAAAGCAAGAAGAGATGATTGAGGTTGTAAAGAGTGAAGAAGCGAAAAAAGTGTTTGAAGAAGGGTTAAAGAATCTCGACTCGAAAGCGTTGACGTCTGAGGGCGTGATTCAAAATTACAAGATTGACTATGGGAGTATTGAACAGAATCCAATGGGTGGAATTATGGTCGACTTAATTATTAATCATGATTCTAAATTGAAAGTTTATAATTCGTTAAATAAGAGTCAACCGTCTGGAAGACTAAAGAATAGTGGTGGAGGAAACTCATTTGAACTAGAAGAACTGTTAGAACAAAGGCAGGGGGATTAG
- a CDS encoding DUF1310 family protein, whose amino-acid sequence MKNKKRWLLIGVAILIAGLLIGSKVYMDKQQEAKVRKEKMIEIVKSEEAKKEFEVVLTNLDSKALTSDGKINTYSISNDTIRKNLMGGINVVLVINDDANLTIEYTLNMINGHLEAGGVSYSGSLANLLEQNHNE is encoded by the coding sequence TTGAAGAACAAGAAGCGGTGGTTGCTTATAGGAGTAGCTATTTTAATTGCAGGATTGCTAATTGGAAGCAAAGTTTATATGGATAAACAGCAAGAAGCAAAAGTAAGGAAAGAAAAGATGATTGAGATAGTTAAGAGTGAAGAAGCAAAAAAAGAATTTGAGGTTGTTCTAACGAACTTAGATTCAAAGGCTCTGACATCAGATGGAAAAATTAATACATATAGTATAAGTAATGATACGATTCGAAAGAACCTTATGGGAGGAATAAACGTAGTATTAGTAATTAATGATGATGCTAATTTAACAATTGAGTATACTCTAAATATGATAAATGGACATCTTGAAGCTGGAGGAGTTAGCTATTCTGGTAGTTTGGCTAATTTATTAGAGCAGAACCATAATGAATGA
- a CDS encoding sugar O-acetyltransferase: MTLEKQKQHILTGKMYNDLTPELVKAREKTVLSTNDYNTSFGQPQSVREELLRKIVHSIGSNVHFEPTFRCEFGFNISIGNNFYANFDCVMLDGGEIEIGNNVLFGPKVGIYTSNHAIDAIERINGGCYAKKVIIGDNVWVGAGVHINQGVTIGDNSIIGSGSVVTKNIPANVIAAGVPCKIIRNITKEDKTGFTS, encoded by the coding sequence ATGACTTTAGAAAAGCAGAAACAGCATATTTTAACAGGAAAAATGTATAATGACTTAACACCTGAATTAGTAAAAGCAAGAGAAAAAACCGTCTTATCAACAAATGATTATAATACTTCATTTGGGCAGCCACAAAGTGTAAGAGAAGAATTACTAAGAAAAATAGTGCATTCTATAGGTTCTAATGTGCATTTTGAGCCAACATTTAGATGTGAATTTGGGTTTAATATTTCAATTGGGAATAATTTTTATGCGAATTTCGACTGTGTAATGTTAGACGGTGGTGAAATTGAAATAGGCAATAACGTTTTATTTGGACCAAAAGTAGGCATTTATACATCAAATCACGCTATTGATGCTATCGAAAGAATCAATGGCGGATGTTATGCAAAAAAAGTAATTATAGGTGATAATGTTTGGGTTGGCGCAGGAGTACATATTAATCAAGGAGTGACAATAGGCGATAATTCAATTATTGGTTCAGGTAGTGTTGTAACAAAAAATATTCCTGCTAATGTTATCGCAGCAGGAGTTCCTTGTAAGATCATTAGAAATATAACTAAAGAAGATAAAACAGGTTTCACAAGCTAG